AGTGCGATATTCTCCTCCCGCAATGCGGCAATCAACTGAACGGCCTCACGAATCTTATGATTCAGATTTTCTTGATTGGAATTCATAGCCCAAAACACTCAATTATTTCTTATGGTTACAATCTTTATCTATAATAAAACCTTAAAAGTAACATGTCAAGCTTTTTCCGGTTCAGGCCGCAACAAAACGAAATGAATCCCTTATGAATTTTTTGATGATCACTGTCTGTCGGAAAGAATGAAGAGGGGGGACTGTGAGATTTATCATCAAATAATGATGTCAATTACACTTTTCGTCGGACCGGAATCGGAGTCCCGGGGGGGGTCTTCCGTTTTGCTCTCTTTTTCATGCCTGTTTCTGCGCTTCTCACTTTTACGCCTCCTGATCACATTCGGAGGAGATTCCGTCGCAATATCCTCTTTTTGAATCCCCGTACCTTTTTTCGATGCCCTGGGAATTCCGTCTGTAACCGGGGGGGCTATACGCTGAATGTCAAAGGGATCGCTCATCTTTCAAACGCTTTCAGGCTCTGCTTTCAAGGGAACATCCACCAGCACATTCAGGGAAATGCCGGCCTGATCCTGGTGGATGACCTCTTTGATCCTGCGATGACTTTTATCATGAAGCAGGTCAATTCGATTCAAATTCTCAGAAGGATTCCCTGCCGGGTCCACAAAAATCCGTACAATGGGGGTCAGAAGATGATCCCGGTGGATCTCCGTCACCACACCGATCTCTCCCGAGGAGAGGATCACCACAGTCCCGACCGGGTAGATACCAATCCGGGCGATAAAACGCTCCACCAGACCGGGTTCGAAGTTACCTTTCGCCATTCGGTAAATACGAGCAATCGCTGCATAAGGCATAAGCTTCGTCTGATAGACCCGTTCGGTCGTCATCGCATCGTAGACATCGGCAATGGCTGCGATCTTTCCGAATTCGGAGATTTCCCTCCCCTTTAGTCCGCGGGGGTACCCCTTTCCGGAGACTCGTTCGTGATGTTCCAGAGCGACCTGCATGCTTTCCATATTCATCCCCGGAATCTCCCGGAGGAGTTCCACACTGAAGACGGGATGCCGCTGAATCATTTTCAGTTCCGCTGGATCGAGTTTGCCCGGCTTGTTCAAAATTTCCTTGTTCACCCGCGTCTTTCCCACATCATGAAAGAGGGCACCCACCCCAAGTTTTTTCAATTCACTCTGGGTATAGTGCAGGGCCTTCCCGAGAATCAGGGAAAAGGTCGAAACATTCACACAGTGCATAAAAGTATATTCATCAAAGTCCTGCAGTTTGGAAAGAATAAAGAGAACATCGGGATGATGGGTAATATGATCAATCATCCGGTCCACCACCTCTTCAGCGGATTCCAGATCGGGAGATCCTCCTTCGGCAATATCCCGGTAAACCCCTTTAACACATTCTACGGCATGCCGCTGCAGAGCCTTGGCAACCCGGATTTCCTCAGGATCAAAAATAGACGGAATCTCTTTCGCCTGTTTGCTCGAGGATTCCGACTCCCCCTTCTTTCCCGGGGCAGGAGCGAACTCCGGTGAAACAGTCGCAGACCCGGCCCAGTCGCCCTTCTCCGTATCAACGTACAAAACGTCCACGTGATACTTCCGGAGCTTTTCAACCTGTTGCGGAGACTGGATATGCTTTTTGAAGAAGGGGATCTCGATCCAGGAGCGGTCCACTTTTTCAACGTACATGCCGATTTGAAGGTCATTGATATGGATCTTTTTCAGCATTGCTCCGCACCTTAGTGGTCCTGTTCGCAAATACTGTGACGCACCGAGAGGATCGCAGGGTGGTCTCGTCAAGGCGCTCGACTGAGGCGTACCCCCTGTGGTACGGGGCAACTCAAATGCCACTGTATTTACGAATAGGGCCACTTAGAGGCCATGCTCACCCAGCAAAATTTGCAGGTTGAGAAAAATCAGCAGACGGTCTTCCAGTTTTGCCACCCCCTGAATGAATTCAATATTGTTGTCCGAACCGTTCTCGGCATCGGGGGGCGCCAGAATAAAGGTATTGGAGATATTCAACACCTCGGACATGGAATCGACCATCAAACCGACGTTCTTTCCCGACTCTTCCACCACCACGATCCTTGCTTCTTTCTTCAGTTCGATCGCTTCCATCCGGAACCGTCTCCGAAGGTCCATGACGGGAATGATCTTTCCCCGGAGATTGATGACACCCTTCAGATAATCCGGCGTATTGGGCACCCGGGTCATCTCCTGCACCCGGATAATCTCCTGCACCCGGAGAATATCAACGGCATATTCTTCCCGGCCCACATGAAAAGTCACTAATTGCAGCAGATTTTTCTCGGGTTCAACCTCCGACACCACCTCCGTGGCTGCTCCGTTCGTTTTGACTTCCATATCGTTCTCCAGCCCCTTCCGACATTTCATCCGAATATGTTCTTTTCTTCTTTGTAGTTCTTTTCAATCACCGGAATCAGCTCATCGAGTTGTGCGCCCGTGAAACCGAGGGTTTTCGCCGACTCCGAACCGTTCACATCGATGCCTTCCTCCGGTCCTTTGGTCCCGACCCCCAGGCGGTGGCAGATCATGTCGGCCAGATTGATGATCGCCGTCAGCGTCAGGATGTATTCATCCTCATCGGCCACCAACGTCGGGTTGTGATGGAACTGAACGGCCTTTTCCAGTTCGTCGGTCAGGTTCCACTTCTTGATCACCAACGCCCCCACCTCGGGATGGGTAAATCCGAAAAGATCCTGCTCCGCCTCCAGCGCCGTGATCCCCTCATTGTAGGTCCGCTCCATCACCGCATTATAGAGATCACGGTTACTGTTGTTCATAATCACCTTGCCGATATCGTGCATCAGACCGCAGACGAAGACATCATCGACCTTGCTGATCTTGGCCTCCTTCGCCAGGATATGGGAGGCAATCCCCATTCCCACCGAATGTTCCCAGAGCATTCGCTCCGTCAGGCCGAAACTCTTGTAGACCTCCTTTGTCGAGACGGCAATCACCAGACTCCGGATGGCGCTGTACCCGATGATCACAATGGCGGACTGTAGATTATTAATCGTCCGCAGACAACCATAGAAGGCGGAATTTGAAATTTTCAGAATTCGGGCCGTCAGGGCCGAGTCATCGGAGATGGTGCGGCAGATCATCGCTGAAGAGGTGTTGGGATCGGCAAGAAGTTTCATGACCTTATTGGCCACGTCGGGTACCGCCGGCAAATCACATGCGTCCATAATCACTTCTTCAATCGTCGCAGTCATAATACGTTCCTCCCTGGCAGAAGATCTCGTGGATCAGAAAATCCTTTTCTATGCTTCTTCCGATCCTGTTTACTGAACCTTGAACACCGACAGATCCTGCTCCATTTCCATGGCAAGGCGGCTCAGGTTCTCACAAGCCTTGCGAGACTCTTCCCCTTCGTTGGAAAATTCTCTGCCGAGTTGGGCGATTTCCTGGGTGTTCTCCGCAATCATCCCGGAGGTCTGAGCTTCCTCCTGAGCCGAGGTGGAAATCTGCTGTACCATCTCCTTGACCTGGACAACACCATTGAGCATCTGTTGCAGAAGCGCTTTGTTCTCCTGGGTTCTTGCCGTTCCTCCTTCCAGGAGTTCGATTCCCTCACAGAGCCTCACCACGGCATCTCCACTGACCTCCTGTATCTGTGAAATCATCTCCACGATTTCTTTCGTCGCCTTGGAAGTCCGTTCCGACAGTTTCCGGACCTCATCGGCCACCACGGCAAATCCTCTGCCCTGCTCGCCGGCATGTGCCGCCTCAATGGCTGCATTGAAGGCAAGAAGATGGGTCTGTTCCACGATGTCGTCGATCACCTTCGTGATGTTTCCGATCTCCAGGCTCTTCCGTGAAAGATCGGCACTCATCTCAGAGGCCCCCGTGAGTATCGTTCCAAGTTGATCCAGATTCGTCAGGACCTCTTCATTTTTTTCATTGCCCTCTCTGGAGTATTGCACCATCGCTTCCGCCGACGCCAACGATCGTTCGGCATATTGGGCCACCCCTTGGATCGAGTGGTTCATTTCTTCTACGGCCGTAGCAATTTCTTCGCCGCGGCGAGCCTGATCTTTCATTCTCTCCGTCATTTGTGTCGAGGTACTGGAGAGTTCCTCCGAGGCCGAGGCCAAGTGCGTGCTGCTATGGGCCACCCCCTCAATGAGAGAGCGAAGATTCTCCTGCAGCTTCATCATATCGTGATAGAGATCGCCCAACTCGTCATTGCTCTTGACCGCGTCAACATCCACACTGAAATCTCCGGCAGCCACGCTTTGCACCATCCGGGAGATACGCTGCAGGGGCGAGACAAGATTACGGAACAACAGAAAGGCCGCCCCCCAGGAGAGAGCAATCAGAGAAACCGCCATAAACAGCAGGGTCCTCTTAAAACTCCGTAGGACCTCCCAAAACTCCCCGCTCTCTACCGTTGTTCCGGGAAGCATTTCCGTCTGCTGCCGGAGCACCTGTTG
This region of Deltaproteobacteria bacterium genomic DNA includes:
- a CDS encoding chemotaxis protein CheW, with product MEVKTNGAATEVVSEVEPEKNLLQLVTFHVGREEYAVDILRVQEIIRVQEMTRVPNTPDYLKGVINLRGKIIPVMDLRRRFRMEAIELKKEARIVVVEESGKNVGLMVDSMSEVLNISNTFILAPPDAENGSDNNIEFIQGVAKLEDRLLIFLNLQILLGEHGL
- a CDS encoding HD-GYP domain-containing protein encodes the protein MLKKIHINDLQIGMYVEKVDRSWIEIPFFKKHIQSPQQVEKLRKYHVDVLYVDTEKGDWAGSATVSPEFAPAPGKKGESESSSKQAKEIPSIFDPEEIRVAKALQRHAVECVKGVYRDIAEGGSPDLESAEEVVDRMIDHITHHPDVLFILSKLQDFDEYTFMHCVNVSTFSLILGKALHYTQSELKKLGVGALFHDVGKTRVNKEILNKPGKLDPAELKMIQRHPVFSVELLREIPGMNMESMQVALEHHERVSGKGYPRGLKGREISEFGKIAAIADVYDAMTTERVYQTKLMPYAAIARIYRMAKGNFEPGLVERFIARIGIYPVGTVVILSSGEIGVVTEIHRDHLLTPIVRIFVDPAGNPSENLNRIDLLHDKSHRRIKEVIHQDQAGISLNVLVDVPLKAEPESV
- a CDS encoding HDOD domain-containing protein, with product MTATIEEVIMDACDLPAVPDVANKVMKLLADPNTSSAMICRTISDDSALTARILKISNSAFYGCLRTINNLQSAIVIIGYSAIRSLVIAVSTKEVYKSFGLTERMLWEHSVGMGIASHILAKEAKISKVDDVFVCGLMHDIGKVIMNNSNRDLYNAVMERTYNEGITALEAEQDLFGFTHPEVGALVIKKWNLTDELEKAVQFHHNPTLVADEDEYILTLTAIINLADMICHRLGVGTKGPEEGIDVNGSESAKTLGFTGAQLDELIPVIEKNYKEEKNIFG
- a CDS encoding methyl-accepting chemotaxis protein; protein product: MRIKISHKLALAAALVTVGIFLMGGVAVRDLRKMETGYQQVLRQQTEMLPGTTVESGEFWEVLRSFKRTLLFMAVSLIALSWGAAFLLFRNLVSPLQRISRMVQSVAAGDFSVDVDAVKSNDELGDLYHDMMKLQENLRSLIEGVAHSSTHLASASEELSSTSTQMTERMKDQARRGEEIATAVEEMNHSIQGVAQYAERSLASAEAMVQYSREGNEKNEEVLTNLDQLGTILTGASEMSADLSRKSLEIGNITKVIDDIVEQTHLLAFNAAIEAAHAGEQGRGFAVVADEVRKLSERTSKATKEIVEMISQIQEVSGDAVVRLCEGIELLEGGTARTQENKALLQQMLNGVVQVKEMVQQISTSAQEEAQTSGMIAENTQEIAQLGREFSNEGEESRKACENLSRLAMEMEQDLSVFKVQ